A genomic window from Bombus pyrosoma isolate SC7728 linkage group LG8, ASM1482585v1, whole genome shotgun sequence includes:
- the LOC122570149 gene encoding transient receptor potential cation channel trpm isoform X5 encodes MHIRIKMAMGSIICGASTPKMKRKKAKVTERSWIEATFQKRECSKFIPSADDEHKFMQVKGDKNAEYDVITTSRCCCGYSYTHHCRAGIDVQSYTPSNTKEEDREQWSPGKNTRPFPTDAYGTIEFQGGPHPTKAQYVRLAYDTRPEPIVQLLCREWNLGLPKLLITVHGGRSNFELQPTLKKVLRKGLLKAAKTTGAWIFTGGTNTGVTRQVGDALLLERSQRQGRVVSIGIAPWGILDKSHELVGRGGEVPYECLSSPWSKYAVLNNRHAYFLLVDNGTGGRYGAEIVLRRRLEKYISNLKLQPYTHSSIPVVALVIEGGTNTIRSVLEYVTDVPPVPVVVCDGSGRAADLIAFMHKYASEGDGENGENEGPLESMRGHLLDTIKRTFKVSSEQASQLYSELLQCTRKKHLITVFRISQERPQELDQTILTALFKSKQLSPAEQLSLSLIWNRVDIARCEIFVYGQNWPPGALEQAMMQALQHDRIDFVKLLLENGVSMRKFLSIPRLEELYNTKEGPSNTLGYILRDVRPNIPRGYMYTLHDIGLVINKLMGGAYRSQYTRRRFRMIYTKVMKRSGAHPQHMHRNSCVLGSTSRYYSGSGSKQDSLTMSLLAETLPANRDTPLFDYPFNELLIWAVLTKRQQMALLMWQHGEEALAKALVALKLYKAMAHEAAEDDLETEVYDELRSYGKEFENIALELLDYCYRQDDDQTKQLLTSELQNWSGQTCLSLAVTANHRPLLAHPCSQIILADLWMGGLRTRKNTNLKVVLGLVCPFYIMCLEFKSREELQLMPQTQEEHLISLEDEKEDSDSEHGIPTGPDVEALISNEHTTVIKETIVQENGKVLTDNDDGIHRTYGINSDYYDIKNSRPLRLRKKLYEFYTAPITKFWANAIAYIIFLVLFSYSILIRMDDYPSLAEIYAIAYICTLGCEKVREIATSEPATLSHKFSVWAWNMWNPCDAAAIIFFQIGLALRLRHSTLDIGRVIYCVDSIYWYLRILNILGVNKYFGPLVTMMGKMVKNMTYFVVLLIVVLMSFGVTRQAILNPNAEPKLRIIRDIFMEPYFMLYGEVYADNIDPDCGDEPGMIPCLPGRWITPTVMSIYLLVANILLINLLIAVFNNIFNEVNAVAHQVWMFQRFTVVMEYEQKPVLPPPLIVVCHIYLVVKYLLRYVTQGKANTGETYDNGLKLFLEADDMERLYDFEEDCVEGYFREQELKLQMSTEERVKITTERVENMHSKIEDIDKKENTQNASLQAVEFRMRKLEELNEQILAHLGVIHRFMAIHMPNMEGLSSFDIDGRQRRVSERSEVLSETDSHTQLPAIAIKRKRLVRSMTDGTFLNLGPSIDDDVLKHSETAISRENLSRNESSISGDGHTVQDDIKTITSQETEASKVVGEGEILKKDSHSDSRELSRELSREPSREPSGEPSSKEPSTEPSRQTSRELSRETSREATSKEPSREASSEAPASEPIPRQDSTERPIRQNSRTRSESDDVTIFPPSNISRGVTWAEPRVAVIPSSSTSSTQRSILLAMHAEYTSITDELESYCGLLSPPRTPPISPPPSRARNLSEMSNPEMAWQIENEHLRDAEECDYQQMEDLIQRRYIADDEEPLNTDEAALFISNEHRHQLRRASAIDEESRRPPPTICVTREIEQTLSRPPIRDSESSDPNDKNLSTVPAPASETMC; translated from the exons ATGCATATACGTATCAAGATGGCAATGGGAAGTATTATTTGTGGAGCAAGCACTCCtaaaatgaagagaaaaaaggcaAAG gtAACTGAACGCAGTTGGATAGAGGCAACTTTTCAAAAAAGAGAATGctcaaaatttattccaagTGCTGACGATGAACACAA GTTTATGCAAGTAAAAGGAGATAAGAATGCAGAGTATGATGTGATCACCACTTCCAG ATGTTGTTGTGGATATTCTTATACTCATCACTGCAGAGCTGGTATAGATGTTCAAAGTTACACTCCTAGTAATACCAAAGAAGAAGATCGAGAACAATGGTCTCCTGGAAAAAATACACGTCCATTCCCTACTGATGCATATGGTACCATTGAATTTCAAGGTGGACCTCATCCAACTAAAGCTcaa TATGTGAGACTTGCTTATGACACAAGGCCAGAACCAATAGTACAATTGTTGTGTCGAGAATGGAATCTGGGATTACCTAAGCTACTAATAACTGTGCATGGTGGTCGATCTAATTTCGAACTGCAGCCAACTTTGAAGAAAGTTCTAAGGAAAGGTTTGCTGAAGGCTGCAAAGACAACTGGTGCATGGATATTCACAGGTGGAACTAATACAG GTGTAACAAGACAAGTAGGAGATGCCCTGCTATTAGAAAGATCTCAAAGACAAGGTCGGGTTGTAAGTATTGGCATAGCACCATGGGGAATTTTAGACAAAAGTCATGAACTTGTAGGCCGTGGAGGTGAAGTACCTTATGAATGTCTTTCATCTCCGTG GTCTAAATATGCAGTTTTAAACAATCGTcatgcatattttttattggtGGATAACGGTACCGGTGGTCGATATGGTGCAGAAATTGTGTTGCGTAgaagattggaaaaatatatttctaatctGAAATTACAGCCAT ACACACACAGCAGTATTCCTGTCGTGGCATTGGTAATTGAAGGAGGAACAAATACGATTCGATCAGTTTTAGAGTATGTTACAGACGTTCCTCCTGTTCCTGTAGTAGTCTGCGATGGATCAGGTCGTGCAGCTGATCTCATCGCTTTTATGCATAA ataCGCGTCTGAAGGAGATGGAGAGAATGGAGAGAATGAGGGACCATTAGAAAGTATGAGAGGACATCTTTTAGATACTATCAAACGCACTTTCAAAGTATCCTCTGAACAGGCATCACAACTGTACTCTGAACTTTTGCAATGTACCCGTAAGAAACATTTG ATAACAGTATTTAGAATAAGTCAAGAGCGGCCACAGGAACTTGACCAAACGATTCTGACAGCTCTGTTCAAGTCCAAGCAATTATCCCCTGCTGAGCAGCTATCGTTATCTTTAATTTGGAATAGAGTGGATATAGCGCGTTGTGAAATATTTGTGTATGGTCAAAATTGGCCACCAGGTGCTCTGGAACAGGCAATGATGCAAGCTTTGCAACACGATCGAATTGACTTCGTGAAACTTCTCTTAGAAAATGGAGTCTCTATGCGTAAATTCTTGTCTATACCTCGCCTTGAGGAATTGTACAATACC AAAGAAGGCCCTTCGAACACACTGGGCTACATTCTCCGCGATGTTCGACCAAATATTCCACGGGGTTACATGTACACACTGCACGATATCGGcctcgtaataaataaattaatgggTGGCGCATATCGGTCGCAGTACACACGTAGAAGATTCCGTATGATCTATACCAAAGTGATGAAGAGATCTGGGGCACATCCTCAACATATGCATCGAAATAGCTGCGTCCTGGGCAGCACTAGTCGTTATTATTCGGGATCTGGTAGTAAACAGGATAGCTTAACAATGAGTTTGCTTGCTGAAACTTTACCAGCTAATCGAGACACGCCGCTTTTTGACTATCCTTTCAATGAGTTGCTTATATGGGCTGTGTTAACTAAACGACAGCAAATGGCACTATTAATGTGGCAACATGGGGAAGAAGCTTTAGCAAAAGCACTCGTTGCTCTTAAATTGTATAAGGCTATGGCACACGAAGCTGCTGAGGATGATCTTGAAACGGAAGTTTATGACGAATTGCGGAGTTATgggaaagaatttgaaaatattg CTTTGGAATTGTTAGATTATTGTTATCGTCAAGATGACGATCAAACGAAACAGCTATTGACTTCTGAACTTCAGAATTGGTCTGGTCAAACATGTCTTTCATTGGCAGTCACAGCCAATCATAGACCACTTTTAGCACACCCTTGCAGCCAAATTATTTTAGCTGATTTATGGATGGGAGGTCTTCGTACGAGAAAGAATACGAATTTAAAG GTCGTACTTGGGTTAGTTTGtccattttatataatgtGTTTGGAATTTAAAAGTCGCGAGGAATTGCAGCTGATGCCACAAACTCAGGAAGAACATTTGATCTCTCTCGAAGATGAGAAAGAAGATAGTGATTCAGAGCATGGTATACCAACAGGTCCAGATGTTGAG GCTTTAATTAGCAATGAACACACTACTGTCATCAAGGAGACAATTGTACAAGAGAATGGTAAAGTACTGACAGATAACGATGATGGAATTCATCGTACATATGGTATAAACTCTGACTACTATGACATCAAGAACAGCAGGCCATTGAGATTgaggaaaaaattgtatgaattttatacaGCTCCCATCACAAAATTTTGGGCTAATGCT atagcATACATTATTTTCTTGGTTCTCTTCTCATACTCCATTCTCATACGTATGGATGATTATCCATCATTAGCAGAGATTTATGCTATTgcatatatttgtacattagGATGTGAAAAAGTACGAGAAATAGCAACATCTGAACCAGCTACTCTTTCACATAAATTTAGTGTTTGGGCATGGAATATGTGGAATCCTTGTGATGCAGCTgccattattttttttcaaattggtttaGCTTTACGCTTAAGACACTCAACTCTCGATATTGGTCGTGTCATCTATTGCGTTGATTCCATTTATTGGTACTTAAGGATATTGAATATTCTTGGCGTAAATAAGTACTTTG GTCCTTTAGTTACAATGATGGGAAAAATGGTGAAAAATATGACATACTTTGTGGTACTTTTAATAGTGGTATTAATGAGTTTTGGAGTCACTCGACAGGCAATTTTGAACCCTAATGCTGAACCGAAATTGAGGATTATTCGTGAT atatttatggaaccatattttatgttatatggAGAGGTGTATGCCGACAACATAGATCCAGATTGCGGAGACGAACCGGGAATGATTCCATGTTTACCAGGCCGGTGGATTACACCTACTGTAATGTCCATTTATCTTTTAGTTGCAAacatattgttaataaatcttTTGATTGCtgtattcaataatattttcaatgaagtAAACGCGGTGGCGCACCAAGTTTGGATGTTCCAACGTTTTACTGTTGTTATGGAGTATGAACAGAAACCTGTTTTACCTCCTCCACTCATTGTAGTTTGTCATATATATCTGGTGGTGAAATATTTGCTGCGATATGTAACACAAGGGAAAGCAAACACTGGTGAAACCTACGACAATGGACTGAAGTTGTTCTTAGAGGCAGATGACATGGAGCGCCTCTACGATTTTGAAGAGGATTGTGTTGAAGGATATTTCCGTGAGCAAGAGTTGAAACTGCAAATGTCTACAGAGGAACGTGTTAAAATTACCACGGAAAGAGTGGAGAATATGCATTCGAAGATCGAAGACATTGACAAAAAAGAGAATACTCAAAATGCATCTCTTCAA GCAGTGGAGTTTCGTATGCGCAAATTGGAAGAATTGAATGAACAGATTTTGGCACACCTAGGAGTTATCCACCGATTCATGGCTATTCACATGCCCAACATGGAGGGCTTATCTAGTTTTGATATAGACGGTCGCCAGCGTAGGGTATCAGAACGCTCAGAAGTTCTGTCAGAAACAGATTCTCATACCCAACTACCAGCCATTGCGATTAAACGTAAGAGATTGGTCCGATCGATGACCGATGGCACTTTCCTTAACCTAGGCCCATCAATAGATGATGATGTGCTGAAACATTCAGAAACTGCTATATCCCGTGAGAACCTCAGTAGGAACGAGTCTTCTATAAGTGGAGATGGACACACTGTTCAAGATGACATAAAGACAATCACAAGTCAGGAAACTGAAGCGAGCAAAGTAGTTGGTGAAGGAGAGATCCTAAAGAAGGATTCGCATTCTGACAGCAGAGAGCTAAGCAGAGAGCTAAGCAGAGAGCCAAGCAGAGAACCAAGTGGAGAGCCAAGTAGCAAAGAACCAAGTACGGAACCAAGTAGACAAACGAGTAGAGAATTAAGTAGGGAAACGAGCAGAGAAGCTACAAGCAAAGAACCGAGCAGGGAAGCCAGCAGCGAGGCGCCAGCTTCGGAACCTATTCCTAGGCAAGATTCTACAGAACGACCTATTAGACAAAATAGTAGAACACGTTCAGAGTCAGATGATGTAACGATTTTTCCACCATCTAACATATCAAGAGGAGTAACGTGGGCTGAGCCACGTGTTGCAGTCATTCCATCGTCTTCAACAAGTAGTACACAGAGGTCTATTCTATTAGCCATGCATGCCGAATATACGAGCATAACGGATGAGCTGGAGAGCTACTGTGGCCTTCTAAGTCCACCTCGAACACCGCCAATTTCTCCACCACCTTCGAGAGCTAGAAACTTATCCGAAATGTCTAACCCTGAGATGGCTTGGCAAATTGAGAATGAACATCTACGTGATGCTGAGGAGTGCGATTATCAACAGATGGAAGATTTAATACAGAGGAGGTACATCGCAGATGACGAGGAGCCTTTGAATACTGATGAAGCTGCCCTCTTCATATCGAACGAACATAGGCATCAACTTCGAAGAGCTTCTGCCATCGATGAAGAGTCTCGAAGGCCACCACCTACAATTTGCGTGACCAGGGAGATCGAGCAAACGCTTTCAAGGCCACCGATCCGGGATTCAGAAAGCTCAGATCCTAACGATAAGAATCTAAGTACGGTACCTGCTCCAGCGTCAGAGACCATGTGCTAA
- the LOC122570149 gene encoding transient receptor potential cation channel trpm isoform X1 — MHIRIKMAMGSIICGASTPKMKRKKAKVTERSWIEATFQKRECSKFIPSADDEHKFMQVKGDKNAEYDVITTSRCCCGYSYTHHCRAGIDVQSYTPSNTKEEDREQWSPGKNTRPFPTDAYGTIEFQGGPHPTKAQYVRLAYDTRPEPIVQLLCREWNLGLPKLLITVHGGRSNFELQPTLKKVLRKGLLKAAKTTGAWIFTGGTNTGVTRQVGDALLLERSQRQGRVVSIGIAPWGILDKSHELVGRGGEVPYECLSSPWSKYAVLNNRHAYFLLVDNGTGGRYGAEIVLRRRLEKYISNLKLQPYTHSSIPVVALVIEGGTNTIRSVLEYVTDVPPVPVVVCDGSGRAADLIAFMHKYASEGDGENGENEGPLESMRGHLLDTIKRTFKVSSEQASQLYSELLQCTRKKHLITVFRISQERPQELDQTILTALFKSKQLSPAEQLSLSLIWNRVDIARCEIFVYGQNWPPGALEQAMMQALQHDRIDFVKLLLENGVSMRKFLSIPRLEELYNTKEGPSNTLGYILRDVRPNIPRGYMYTLHDIGLVINKLMGGAYRSQYTRRRFRMIYTKVMKRSGAHPQHMHRNSCVLGSTSRYYSGSGSKQDSLTMSLLAETLPANRDTPLFDYPFNELLIWAVLTKRQQMALLMWQHGEEALAKALVALKLYKAMAHEAAEDDLETEVYDELRSYGKEFENIALELLDYCYRQDDDQTKQLLTSELQNWSGQTCLSLAVTANHRPLLAHPCSQIILADLWMGGLRTRKNTNLKVVLGLVCPFYIMCLEFKSREELQLMPQTQEEHLISLEDEKEDSDSEHGIPTGPDVEKRQRRSLSVRNKSSSQQGAKLSSRKTSIYSVSESVPALISNEHTTVIKETIVQENGKVLTDNDDGIHRTYGINSDYYDIKNSRPLRLRKKLYEFYTAPITKFWANAIAYIIFLVLFSYSILIRMDDYPSLAEIYAIAYICTLGCEKVREIATSEPATLSHKFSVWAWNMWNPCDAAAIIFFQIGLALRLRHSTLDIGRVIYCVDSIYWYLRILNILGVNKYFGPLVTMMGKMVKNMTYFVVLLIVVLMSFGVTRQAILNPNAEPKLRIIRDIFMEPYFMLYGEVYADNIDPDCGDEPGMIPCLPGRWITPTVMSIYLLVANILLINLLIAVFNNIFNEVNAVAHQVWMFQRFTVVMEYEQKPVLPPPLIVVCHIYLVVKYLLRYVTQGKANTGETYDNGLKLFLEADDMERLYDFEEDCVEGYFREQELKLQMSTEERVKITTERVENMHSKIEDIDKKENTQNASLQAVEFRMRKLEELNEQILAHLGVIHRFMAIHMPNMEGLSSFDIDGRQRRVSERSEVLSETDSHTQLPAIAIKRKRLVRSMTDGTFLNLGPSIDDDVLKHSETAISRENLSRNESSISGDGHTVQDDIKTITSQETEASKVVGEGEILKKDSHSDSRELSRELSREPSREPSGEPSSKEPSTEPSRQTSRELSRETSREATSKEPSREASSEAPASEPIPRQDSTERPIRQNSRTRSESDDVTIFPPSNISRGVTWAEPRVAVIPSSSTSSTQRSILLAMHAEYTSITDELESYCGLLSPPRTPPISPPPSRARNLSEMSNPEMAWQIENEHLRDAEECDYQQMEDLIQRRYIADDEEPLNTDEAALFISNEHRHQLRRASAIDEESRRPPPTICVTREIEQTLSRPPIRDSESSDPNDKNLSTVPAPASETMC, encoded by the exons ATGCATATACGTATCAAGATGGCAATGGGAAGTATTATTTGTGGAGCAAGCACTCCtaaaatgaagagaaaaaaggcaAAG gtAACTGAACGCAGTTGGATAGAGGCAACTTTTCAAAAAAGAGAATGctcaaaatttattccaagTGCTGACGATGAACACAA GTTTATGCAAGTAAAAGGAGATAAGAATGCAGAGTATGATGTGATCACCACTTCCAG ATGTTGTTGTGGATATTCTTATACTCATCACTGCAGAGCTGGTATAGATGTTCAAAGTTACACTCCTAGTAATACCAAAGAAGAAGATCGAGAACAATGGTCTCCTGGAAAAAATACACGTCCATTCCCTACTGATGCATATGGTACCATTGAATTTCAAGGTGGACCTCATCCAACTAAAGCTcaa TATGTGAGACTTGCTTATGACACAAGGCCAGAACCAATAGTACAATTGTTGTGTCGAGAATGGAATCTGGGATTACCTAAGCTACTAATAACTGTGCATGGTGGTCGATCTAATTTCGAACTGCAGCCAACTTTGAAGAAAGTTCTAAGGAAAGGTTTGCTGAAGGCTGCAAAGACAACTGGTGCATGGATATTCACAGGTGGAACTAATACAG GTGTAACAAGACAAGTAGGAGATGCCCTGCTATTAGAAAGATCTCAAAGACAAGGTCGGGTTGTAAGTATTGGCATAGCACCATGGGGAATTTTAGACAAAAGTCATGAACTTGTAGGCCGTGGAGGTGAAGTACCTTATGAATGTCTTTCATCTCCGTG GTCTAAATATGCAGTTTTAAACAATCGTcatgcatattttttattggtGGATAACGGTACCGGTGGTCGATATGGTGCAGAAATTGTGTTGCGTAgaagattggaaaaatatatttctaatctGAAATTACAGCCAT ACACACACAGCAGTATTCCTGTCGTGGCATTGGTAATTGAAGGAGGAACAAATACGATTCGATCAGTTTTAGAGTATGTTACAGACGTTCCTCCTGTTCCTGTAGTAGTCTGCGATGGATCAGGTCGTGCAGCTGATCTCATCGCTTTTATGCATAA ataCGCGTCTGAAGGAGATGGAGAGAATGGAGAGAATGAGGGACCATTAGAAAGTATGAGAGGACATCTTTTAGATACTATCAAACGCACTTTCAAAGTATCCTCTGAACAGGCATCACAACTGTACTCTGAACTTTTGCAATGTACCCGTAAGAAACATTTG ATAACAGTATTTAGAATAAGTCAAGAGCGGCCACAGGAACTTGACCAAACGATTCTGACAGCTCTGTTCAAGTCCAAGCAATTATCCCCTGCTGAGCAGCTATCGTTATCTTTAATTTGGAATAGAGTGGATATAGCGCGTTGTGAAATATTTGTGTATGGTCAAAATTGGCCACCAGGTGCTCTGGAACAGGCAATGATGCAAGCTTTGCAACACGATCGAATTGACTTCGTGAAACTTCTCTTAGAAAATGGAGTCTCTATGCGTAAATTCTTGTCTATACCTCGCCTTGAGGAATTGTACAATACC AAAGAAGGCCCTTCGAACACACTGGGCTACATTCTCCGCGATGTTCGACCAAATATTCCACGGGGTTACATGTACACACTGCACGATATCGGcctcgtaataaataaattaatgggTGGCGCATATCGGTCGCAGTACACACGTAGAAGATTCCGTATGATCTATACCAAAGTGATGAAGAGATCTGGGGCACATCCTCAACATATGCATCGAAATAGCTGCGTCCTGGGCAGCACTAGTCGTTATTATTCGGGATCTGGTAGTAAACAGGATAGCTTAACAATGAGTTTGCTTGCTGAAACTTTACCAGCTAATCGAGACACGCCGCTTTTTGACTATCCTTTCAATGAGTTGCTTATATGGGCTGTGTTAACTAAACGACAGCAAATGGCACTATTAATGTGGCAACATGGGGAAGAAGCTTTAGCAAAAGCACTCGTTGCTCTTAAATTGTATAAGGCTATGGCACACGAAGCTGCTGAGGATGATCTTGAAACGGAAGTTTATGACGAATTGCGGAGTTATgggaaagaatttgaaaatattg CTTTGGAATTGTTAGATTATTGTTATCGTCAAGATGACGATCAAACGAAACAGCTATTGACTTCTGAACTTCAGAATTGGTCTGGTCAAACATGTCTTTCATTGGCAGTCACAGCCAATCATAGACCACTTTTAGCACACCCTTGCAGCCAAATTATTTTAGCTGATTTATGGATGGGAGGTCTTCGTACGAGAAAGAATACGAATTTAAAG GTCGTACTTGGGTTAGTTTGtccattttatataatgtGTTTGGAATTTAAAAGTCGCGAGGAATTGCAGCTGATGCCACAAACTCAGGAAGAACATTTGATCTCTCTCGAAGATGAGAAAGAAGATAGTGATTCAGAGCATGGTATACCAACAGGTCCAGATGTTGAG AAACGTCAGCGCAGGAGCCTGAGCGTACGCAACAAATCCAGCAGCCAACAAGGCGCTAAG TTATCATCAAGGAAAACTTCTATTTATTCAGTATCGGAATCCGTACCG GCTTTAATTAGCAATGAACACACTACTGTCATCAAGGAGACAATTGTACAAGAGAATGGTAAAGTACTGACAGATAACGATGATGGAATTCATCGTACATATGGTATAAACTCTGACTACTATGACATCAAGAACAGCAGGCCATTGAGATTgaggaaaaaattgtatgaattttatacaGCTCCCATCACAAAATTTTGGGCTAATGCT atagcATACATTATTTTCTTGGTTCTCTTCTCATACTCCATTCTCATACGTATGGATGATTATCCATCATTAGCAGAGATTTATGCTATTgcatatatttgtacattagGATGTGAAAAAGTACGAGAAATAGCAACATCTGAACCAGCTACTCTTTCACATAAATTTAGTGTTTGGGCATGGAATATGTGGAATCCTTGTGATGCAGCTgccattattttttttcaaattggtttaGCTTTACGCTTAAGACACTCAACTCTCGATATTGGTCGTGTCATCTATTGCGTTGATTCCATTTATTGGTACTTAAGGATATTGAATATTCTTGGCGTAAATAAGTACTTTG GTCCTTTAGTTACAATGATGGGAAAAATGGTGAAAAATATGACATACTTTGTGGTACTTTTAATAGTGGTATTAATGAGTTTTGGAGTCACTCGACAGGCAATTTTGAACCCTAATGCTGAACCGAAATTGAGGATTATTCGTGAT atatttatggaaccatattttatgttatatggAGAGGTGTATGCCGACAACATAGATCCAGATTGCGGAGACGAACCGGGAATGATTCCATGTTTACCAGGCCGGTGGATTACACCTACTGTAATGTCCATTTATCTTTTAGTTGCAAacatattgttaataaatcttTTGATTGCtgtattcaataatattttcaatgaagtAAACGCGGTGGCGCACCAAGTTTGGATGTTCCAACGTTTTACTGTTGTTATGGAGTATGAACAGAAACCTGTTTTACCTCCTCCACTCATTGTAGTTTGTCATATATATCTGGTGGTGAAATATTTGCTGCGATATGTAACACAAGGGAAAGCAAACACTGGTGAAACCTACGACAATGGACTGAAGTTGTTCTTAGAGGCAGATGACATGGAGCGCCTCTACGATTTTGAAGAGGATTGTGTTGAAGGATATTTCCGTGAGCAAGAGTTGAAACTGCAAATGTCTACAGAGGAACGTGTTAAAATTACCACGGAAAGAGTGGAGAATATGCATTCGAAGATCGAAGACATTGACAAAAAAGAGAATACTCAAAATGCATCTCTTCAA GCAGTGGAGTTTCGTATGCGCAAATTGGAAGAATTGAATGAACAGATTTTGGCACACCTAGGAGTTATCCACCGATTCATGGCTATTCACATGCCCAACATGGAGGGCTTATCTAGTTTTGATATAGACGGTCGCCAGCGTAGGGTATCAGAACGCTCAGAAGTTCTGTCAGAAACAGATTCTCATACCCAACTACCAGCCATTGCGATTAAACGTAAGAGATTGGTCCGATCGATGACCGATGGCACTTTCCTTAACCTAGGCCCATCAATAGATGATGATGTGCTGAAACATTCAGAAACTGCTATATCCCGTGAGAACCTCAGTAGGAACGAGTCTTCTATAAGTGGAGATGGACACACTGTTCAAGATGACATAAAGACAATCACAAGTCAGGAAACTGAAGCGAGCAAAGTAGTTGGTGAAGGAGAGATCCTAAAGAAGGATTCGCATTCTGACAGCAGAGAGCTAAGCAGAGAGCTAAGCAGAGAGCCAAGCAGAGAACCAAGTGGAGAGCCAAGTAGCAAAGAACCAAGTACGGAACCAAGTAGACAAACGAGTAGAGAATTAAGTAGGGAAACGAGCAGAGAAGCTACAAGCAAAGAACCGAGCAGGGAAGCCAGCAGCGAGGCGCCAGCTTCGGAACCTATTCCTAGGCAAGATTCTACAGAACGACCTATTAGACAAAATAGTAGAACACGTTCAGAGTCAGATGATGTAACGATTTTTCCACCATCTAACATATCAAGAGGAGTAACGTGGGCTGAGCCACGTGTTGCAGTCATTCCATCGTCTTCAACAAGTAGTACACAGAGGTCTATTCTATTAGCCATGCATGCCGAATATACGAGCATAACGGATGAGCTGGAGAGCTACTGTGGCCTTCTAAGTCCACCTCGAACACCGCCAATTTCTCCACCACCTTCGAGAGCTAGAAACTTATCCGAAATGTCTAACCCTGAGATGGCTTGGCAAATTGAGAATGAACATCTACGTGATGCTGAGGAGTGCGATTATCAACAGATGGAAGATTTAATACAGAGGAGGTACATCGCAGATGACGAGGAGCCTTTGAATACTGATGAAGCTGCCCTCTTCATATCGAACGAACATAGGCATCAACTTCGAAGAGCTTCTGCCATCGATGAAGAGTCTCGAAGGCCACCACCTACAATTTGCGTGACCAGGGAGATCGAGCAAACGCTTTCAAGGCCACCGATCCGGGATTCAGAAAGCTCAGATCCTAACGATAAGAATCTAAGTACGGTACCTGCTCCAGCGTCAGAGACCATGTGCTAA